From a single Oreochromis niloticus isolate F11D_XX linkage group LG4, O_niloticus_UMD_NMBU, whole genome shotgun sequence genomic region:
- the tmub2 gene encoding transmembrane and ubiquitin-like domain-containing protein 2: protein MAVCALTMLDGMEDEVTAAGGVLLLFLALILAWLSTHVADRGDHILGTILTVGAHASLIGLGGHDNYGGGSASADTPEQQTPPPSQENKPDEGEPAADRGESEGTGEGAEGVWTDLLLDIQRKQPQAGRLLVTSDGEDDEADEEDDEEEELEEEVKKATKPIPILTSTTSSPTIISSTTSISVRLKFLNDTEEVAVVEPQDTVGILKSKCFSGREHQIKLIFQGQLLQDPKRTLLSLNITDNSVIHCHISQALHDSSPEEGAQSGTGAGAGSGVSSGFRAAGVAISTSSLVVPVFVVILAVVWYFRLNYRQFFTAPATISLVGVTVFFSFLIFGMHSR, encoded by the exons ATGGCAGTGTGTGCACTGACCATGTTGGATGGGATGGAAGATGaggtgacagcagcaggtggtgTATTGCTTCTGTTCTTGGCCCTCATCTTGGCTTGGCTCTCAACCCATGTGGCTGATCGGGGAGACCACATATTGGGCACGATCCTCACTGTGGGTGCTCATGCCTCTCTGATTGGACTGGGAGGCCATGACAACTACGGTGGAGGATCAGCTAGTGCCGACACCCCTGAACAGCAGACGCCTCCACCTTCTCAGGAGAACAAGCCGGACGAAGGCGAGCCGGCAGCTGACAGAGGAGAGAGTGAGGGGACTGGAGAGGGAGCCGAGGGGGTTTGGACAGATTTGTTGCtggacatacagagaaaacaaccaCAGGCTGGAAGACTGCTTGTCACTTCTGATGGAGAGGATGATGAGGCtgatgaggaggatgatgaggaggaggagttggaggaGGAAGTGAAAAAGGCTACAAAGCCTATTCCAATTTTGACCAGCACCACCTCTTCTCCTACCATCATCAGTAGTACCACTTCCATCTCTGTCCGTCTGAAGTTTTTGAATGACACAGAGGAGGTGGCTGTTGTAGAGCCACAAGATACAGTTGGGATACTAAAAAG CAAATGTTTCTCAGGGCGGGAGCATCAAATTAAATTAATCTTCCAAGGCCAGCTGCTGCAGGATCCCAAGAGGACTCTGTTATCCCTAAACATCACAGACAACAGCGTGATCCACTGCCACATCTCTCAGGCCCTGCATGATTCCAGTCCAGAGGAGGGGGCTCAGTCCGGGACAGGAGCAGGAGCTGGGTCCGGAGTCTCCAGTGGATTCAGGGCGGCAGGTGTAGCCATAAGCACCAGCAGCCTGGTGGTGCCTGTCTTTGTGGTGATTCTAGCTGTCGTGTGGTATTTCCGCCTCAACTACAGGCAGTTCTTCACCGCCCCTGCGACCATCTCCCTCGTGGGAGTCACTGTGTTCTTTAGCTTTTTGATATTTGGGATGCACAGCCgctga